The proteins below come from a single Falco peregrinus isolate bFalPer1 chromosome Z, bFalPer1.pri, whole genome shotgun sequence genomic window:
- the SRP19 gene encoding signal recognition particle 19 kDa protein produces MAAAATATSPADKERYICIYPAYLNNKKTIAEGRRIPIDKAVENPTSTEIQDVCAAVGFNVLLEKNKMYPREWNRDVQYRGRVRIQLKQDDGNPCLPQFPTRKSVMLYAAETIPKLKTRTQKMGGSDQSLQQGEGGKKGKGKKKK; encoded by the exons ATGGCCGCTGCCGCCACTGCCACGTCTCCAGCTGATAAGGAGAG ataTATCTGCATTTATCCAGCGTATTTGAACAACAAGAAGACAAtagcagaaggaagaaggatACCTATAGACAAA GCTGTTGAAAATCCCACCTCTACAGAAATCCAAGATGTATGTGCAGCAGTTGGATTCAATGTGCTGTTAgag aaaaataagatgtaTCCTAGAGAGTGGAACAGAGATGTGCAGTACAGAGGTAGAGTACGAATCCAGCTCAAACAAGATGATGGCAACCCATGTTTACCTCAGTTTCCAACCC GTAAATCAGTGATGCTATATGCTGCAGAAACCATTCccaaactgaaaacaagaacCCAAAAGATGGGAGGTAGTGATCAAAGCCTTCAGCAAGGAGAGGGAGGCAAGAAAggtaaagggaagaaaaagaaatga